In a single window of the Nicotiana tomentosiformis chromosome 10, ASM39032v3, whole genome shotgun sequence genome:
- the LOC138899855 gene encoding uncharacterized protein produces the protein MINKGCIYHLVRVTDTDAEAYILESVLIVNEFLEVFLDELPRILPDREIDFGIDGAKYFSKIDLRSRYNQLKIREQGILRIAFRTRYGHFDFLVNLNTAIHPQTDGQEEQIIQTLEDMLRVCVLDSKGTWDDHLPLIEFAYNNSYHASIQLVLFESLYSWRCRSPIWWFESREAEFIGPDLVHQAIEKAKIITERLRTAQSRQKSYSDIRRRDLEFKEDDWVAYKLELPLEMSLVHSVFHVSMLKKVVRDPSLIVPVETIEINEELTYEEIPVAILDRQVRKLRNKEITSVKVLWRNQQVEEVTWKAEEEMKKKYPHLFE, from the exons atgattaacaaaggctgtatctaccatttggtccgggttacggacaccgatgctgaggcataTATACTTGAGTCTGTGCtgattgtgaatgaatttctggaggtctttctggatgagctccctaggatccttccagacagggagattgattttgggattgat ggtgctaagtatttctccaagattgatttaagatccaggtataaccaattgaagatcagggagcaaggTATTTTGagaatagctttcaggacccggtatgggcactttgattttctg gtgaatcttaataCAGCCATTCACCCACAGACTGATGGGCAGGAAGAGCAAattattcagacgcttgaggatatgttgcgtgttTGTGTTCTTGACTCAAAGGGTacctgggatgatcatttgccgctcatagagtttgcctacaacaatagttaccatGCTAGCATTCAGTTGGTACTGTTCGAGTCTTTATATAGttggagatgtagatctcccatttggTGGTTCGAGAGTAGGGAAGCGGAGTtcatagggccagacctcgtgcatcaggctatagaGAAGGCTAAGATTATTACAGAACGGTTGAGAACTgcccagagtcgtcagaagtcctattcggatattcgacgtagggatttggagttcaaagaagatgattgg gtggcttacaagctagAACTACCtctagagatgtctttagtgcactcGGTATTccacgtatccatgttgaagaaggtggttagaGATCCATCGCTTATTGtcccggttgagactattgagattaatgaagaattgacttatgaagaaattccagttgccattcttgataggcaagtccgtaagctgagaaataaagaaattacctccgtgaaagtgctatggcggaACCAACAGGTCGAAGAGGTCACCTggaaggccgaggaagaaatgaagaagaaataccctcatttgtttgagtag
- the LOC138899854 gene encoding uncharacterized protein — protein sequence MHAIETEGVELTSYRLKGVAYLWFEMWEDSREEWNPLVRWSEFADAFIDHFLPAKTKAAHASMFESPKQGSMSVWEYHMRFARMSKYSIYMLPTIEARVRRFVQGLSPLVINKAATTALNFDINYDNMVAFAQATKTPKLKNRMERESSSKAWSAGNFGGSSGGSGGGGMSAFRGGSSRPS from the coding sequence ATGCATGCTATTGAgacagagggagtagagttgacatcctaccgcctgaaaggggtggcctacctttggtttgagatgtgggaggactccCGTGAGGAATGGAACCCTCTAgtgagatggagtgagtttgccgatgctttcattgatcatttcttgcctgccaagactaaggcagcccatgccTCCATGTTTGAGAGCCCAAaacaaggtagcatgagtgtgtgggagtatcatatgagattcgcgcGCATGTCCAAATATTCcatctacatgttgcccactatagaggctagagtgcgccggtttgtgcagggccttagccccttggttattaataagGCTGCAacaactgccttgaattttgATATTAACTATGATaatatggtggcatttgctcaagccacaaagactcccaaattgaagaatagaatggagcgtgagAGCAGCAGCAAGGCctggtccgcgggcaactttggtggttcttctggtggtagtggtggtggtggtatgtcagcattcaggggagggtcatcaagaCCATCCTAG